AGATCATCCGCAAAGCGATCCGTAAGCAGCTCGGCTACGTGGGACGAGACCTCCGTATTATTGAAACACTAGTAAAGCACACGCCGCTGACAACGCTGAGTAAACGCACTATCGCCAGCTCTTGATCATCGCCGAGCTCTATCGTCAGCAGCGGGAGATGATGGAGAAGAAGATCCATGTCGTCGCCGATCGGATTGTCAGTATCGAAAAGCCGCACGTCCGCCCGATGGTTTGAGGCAAAGCTGCCGCGAACGTAGAGTTCGGTGCGAAAATCGCCGTCAGCTTGGTGGAAGGTTACGCCTGGATTGAAGCCGCACAGTGGGACAGCTTCAACGAAGCCACGACACTGCAAGCATCGGTAGAAGCGTACAAACGGCGATTCGGCTACTACCCGGCTGTGATTCTGGCGACAAAATCTACCGCAATCGAGACAACCTGAACTTCTGCAAAGAGCTCGGTATTCGTCTTAGCGGTCCCAAGCTGGGCAGACCGTCGAAAGAGCACAATGACACTGCCGACCGAGCGCAAGAGCGGCAAGACGCGGCACAGCGCAATGCGATCTAAGGAAAATTTGGAGAAGGCAAACGCAAATTAGGACTGGGGCGCATTCGCGCACGTGGTGCAGCAACCAGTATGTCCGTCATCGCCCTACAGTATCTGGTTATGAATCTGGAGCGGCGACTACGGGTTCTTTTTTTGCTTTTTTTTCAGAATGCTTGGCCTCAGCGGTTTACGCTGGGCGTAGGCCTGAACTAATCTTGTTCAGCAAACCCTATATTAGAGGTTTTCTGCTAGTCCAGCTACTGAAAGCTATGCATTATGAAATTGTTTTCCTTATTATATAAAATCTATCTAGAATTCTAAAGTTCGACATTACTTCTATGTATTCCACGGACATACATGGTTTGACTTAAAGGGGTTATTTGTATTCCTTGGAAATTAATGTGATAAGGGCTTTTATAAATCCAATGTATAGTTTCTGCTAAGTCTTTTGCCTCAAGTGGGAGAAATCCTGAATAACGATTTTCGTTATTATTAGTTGACTGCCCCTCCAATAAGGCGGTACGAGTTGTACCTGGCTCAATACAACAAATTCTTATGTTTAAACCATGGATGTCTGAACGAATTGAACGCAACAAATGAGATAAATATGATTTTGTTGCGGAATACACCGCCATATTTGGCGCAGAATCATGAGCTGCAATTGAACTAATTACTATTAACGTTCCTTTGCCTTTAGAAATAAAATATTTTATCGCATTCTGAATAAATAATGTAGTTCCAATAATATTGGTTTTTATTTGTTCCATGATATCGAGTTGATCCATTTCGTGGAAAGGTTTCCCTTGCCTTGCGCAACCAGCAGCGTGAACGATTAAGTCAATATCATGGATACCATGCATCTCCTTGTATATTTCTTCAAATATAAGCTGTTCTTCACTAATATCCTTACAGAGATATTCAAAGTTGTCTGTCCAGTCGTCCTTAATCTTCATAAGTTCTATTTTATTTCGTGCAAGCCCAATAACTTTGTAGCCATTTCGAAGAAAGAACAAAACCGTTTCTTTACCTATGCCAGAAGAAGCGCCTGTAATAAGACATGCGCAATCATTGTTCTGATCTGCATTCATAGAATATTTTTCCGCTCCACTCTACTAAAGAATAATAGCAATTATTGAATGTGCTCAATTCCCGGTTCCTTGATAATTTTTGAGGCCGAATTTCCAAAAGCGATATACAACAACAAAGAAGATAATGCTAACAATTAACGAACAATTTCCCAATATATAGCTCAAGCTTTCTTGAGGGAACTTCTCAATGAGAACGCCTACAGGATAATATGTTATAAATGCCATAGGCACTATAGTGAAAAATACATGTAAAGAAAAATCGTAAGCAGATAACGGAAAAGTCATATAGTTTACACTCAACGTCCACCCCATAAAAGTTAGGGAATTATTGTTTATCATCCAAAATACCATTGTTGCCCATAAAATTAATAATCCTGCTTGTATTATTGCACCAGCAAGTAAAAATTCACTCAATTGAATGAATTTTATCAAGCTCCAAGTAACAACTTCCTTACTACTCAAAAAAATCGTAGTAGCTCCAATCAAAGTATGTACCCAAGCTGTCAAATCCGATTTGCCACAAATCACTTGAAACAGAACATTGTTGGGACGTAATAGGTATATGTCTAAATCCCCGGTATGAACTAACCTTCTAAAATCTCTTATTCCTGCACAAAATATCAGTTGAAATCCATATGTAAAAAGCCAAAAGCCATATAGCAAACTTACTTCGTAAATATTCCATCCGTTTATTGTTCCAAAAAAATGTAAAATGGTCCAAAGAGGCAGATACTGACTACAATAAAGGAAAAGGGCACCAAAACTTGATGCGATAAAATTGAAACGATAAACAGAATTGGATTTAATTTGGGATTTTATGTACATGTAGAATAATATCATATAGTCCATATTATCCTCCATTAATGGAGACTCTTTGAAGAGCTCTATTCCAGATGAAATGAGCTGTAAAAGCAATTACTATGATCCAAAATAATTGTAAAAAGATGTTCCCTAGAAGCTCTGAAATAAGGTACTCATGTATATATATTTGAATCGGAATAAAGATAACACAAGAAAAGGGGAGATAGTGGATAGCTTGATTTACTTCAGAAGGGAAAAACCAAAGTGGTACAAAGGCTCCTGACAAAAACAGAACAGTCTGCGTTTTTAATATATTCAGACTAGTAACTTGAGTTATCCAAAAAGTCATAATTGAAGTAATGAAATTGATATAGAACATGACTAGGAAAGATAAGACTATACTTATAAGGAAGAAAAGCAAATGTAGAATCGATTTGGGAATCTGAAGGTCAATTGTAAAGTAGAAAAACGCAATGATTGGTAGTGTCTGGAAAAATAAGCGATTAATATATAAACCCATTTCTTGACTCATTAAGTAGGTAGTATATTGCATTGGACGTAATAGTTCGAATACAACCTCACCAGACAGTACTCGTTGCTGTAATACTTCTACAAACTCCATATCAATTGAAGTGATGATTCTTGCAAGTATTAGGTAAGTGGATAATTGTTCTAAGTTGATGCCATTAACCTCATCGCGTCCATGAAATAAAGTTTTCCAAAGTTCGATACTTAAATAAATGAATAGTACATTGCTAGCAAGTCCAATGAAGTAATTTCCCCTAAAAACCATAGAATTAATAAAGGATTGGCGAGCAATGATGTATGCTGTCTTACAAAAGTGTATAGAATTCGGAAGTTCCATTTAACGCTCCTCTATTTTCGTTTGATTGTTTGCGTTGTAAACATTTCGTACTAAATGCTCTATTTTTGGTTCTTCTATACTACAGTCAATTACAGGATATTCAGAAATAATAGATTCGATTAGTTTTGTCGCTGAAATGTCTTCCTTACTAAACAAAATTCTTGCTTCTTTATTATTGAAAGAAAGTAGAACTCCGGATTTTAAAGATATATCTGTAATTTCATTTTCAAAATGAATAGTTAGTATTCGTTCCTTGCCAAAATGTTCAATAAACTTTATTGTTCCGCCATTATACAGAATTTGACCATGATCAATAAGAATCATTCGATCAGAAACTTGCTCAATATCATCCATGTCATGCGATGTCAAAATAATAGTCGTTTTCTTTTCTGTTTTGATTTCACGTAGAAAGCTTCTTATGCGTTCTTTTGCAACTACGTCAAGACCAATTGTAGGTTCATCTAAGTAAACGATTGTTGGATCATGTAAAAATGCACATGCAATTTCAGCTCTCATTCTCTGGCCAAGACTTAATTGACGAACAGGAATTGAAGAAAATTCATCTAACCTGAGAAGTTCGGTCATTAAGTTTAAATTTTGTTTGAATTTTGAGTGTTTTATTTTATATATAAATCTAAATAATTCAAAAGATTCATGGATGGCTAAGTCCCATAGGAGTTGACTACGTTGTCCGAATACTGTTCCTATTTGTAATGCGTTTTCTTTACGGTTTATTTTAGGATTGATGCCGTTTACAAGAACGGCTCCGCTTGTTGGTTGTAAAATCCCAGTTAATAACTTTATGGTTGTAGATTTTCCAGACCCATTTGTACCAATATATCCAACTGCTTCACCTTGATTAAT
Above is a genomic segment from Paenibacillus sp. YYML68 containing:
- a CDS encoding ABC transporter permease — translated: MDYMILFYMYIKSQIKSNSVYRFNFIASSFGALFLYCSQYLPLWTILHFFGTINGWNIYEVSLLYGFWLFTYGFQLIFCAGIRDFRRLVHTGDLDIYLLRPNNVLFQVICGKSDLTAWVHTLIGATTIFLSSKEVVTWSLIKFIQLSEFLLAGAIIQAGLLILWATMVFWMINNNSLTFMGWTLSVNYMTFPLSAYDFSLHVFFTIVPMAFITYYPVGVLIEKFPQESLSYILGNCSLIVSIIFFVVVYRFWKFGLKNYQGTGN
- a CDS encoding ABC-2 family transporter protein, with amino-acid sequence MELPNSIHFCKTAYIIARQSFINSMVFRGNYFIGLASNVLFIYLSIELWKTLFHGRDEVNGINLEQLSTYLILARIITSIDMEFVEVLQQRVLSGEVVFELLRPMQYTTYLMSQEMGLYINRLFFQTLPIIAFFYFTIDLQIPKSILHLLFFLISIVLSFLVMFYINFITSIMTFWITQVTSLNILKTQTVLFLSGAFVPLWFFPSEVNQAIHYLPFSCVIFIPIQIYIHEYLISELLGNIFLQLFWIIVIAFTAHFIWNRALQRVSINGG
- a CDS encoding ATP-binding cassette domain-containing protein, translated to MIEAKDLWKVYTYQEQRKGFWGSLNDLFSPIKKTKEAVRGINFNINQGEAVGYIGTNGSGKSTTIKLLTGILQPTSGAVLVNGINPKINRKENALQIGTVFGQRSQLLWDLAIHESFELFRFIYKIKHSKFKQNLNLMTELLRLDEFSSIPVRQLSLGQRMRAEIACAFLHDPTIVYLDEPTIGLDVVAKERIRSFLREIKTEKKTTIILTSHDMDDIEQVSDRMILIDHGQILYNGGTIKFIEHFGKERILTIHFENEITDISLKSGVLLSFNNKEARILFSKEDISATKLIESIISEYPVIDCSIEEPKIEHLVRNVYNANNQTKIEER
- a CDS encoding SDR family oxidoreductase — its product is MNADQNNDCACLITGASSGIGKETVLFFLRNGYKVIGLARNKIELMKIKDDWTDNFEYLCKDISEEQLIFEEIYKEMHGIHDIDLIVHAAGCARQGKPFHEMDQLDIMEQIKTNIIGTTLFIQNAIKYFISKGKGTLIVISSIAAHDSAPNMAVYSATKSYLSHLLRSIRSDIHGLNIRICCIEPGTTRTALLEGQSTNNNENRYSGFLPLEAKDLAETIHWIYKSPYHINFQGIQITPLSQTMYVRGIHRSNVEL